Part of the Bacteriovorax sp. BAL6_X genome, CTCTCAAATAAAGTTGTTATTTCGATCATGGCCGGAATCGACCAAGAAAGAATTAGCAATTTATTAGGCACCTCAAAAGTAATTAGGCTAATGCCTAGTCTGCCAATGGAGCACGGAGAAGGAATTTGCTTGTTAAGCACAACAGAGCAGGTTGAAGAAAGTGATATTGAGTTTTTAAAAGAGCACCTTAATGATAGCTCGATGATCTTAAATATGAAAACTGAAGAACTCTTTGACCAAGTGACTGTTGTTTCTGCTTCTGGGCCCGCATTTATTTATTATTTTATGAATGCACTAGAAGATTCACTTAAAGAGTGGGGCCTAGGAGCAATTGAATCACGAGCAATAACGAGTCAACTATTTAGAGGTAGCGCAAAGAGTGCTCTAATTAATTGTGAGACAGAACTTGATGAATTAATAGCTAAGGTCACATCTAAAAAAGGTGTCACAATTGAGGCCATAGATAGTTTTCGTCAAAATGGAATTGATGCTTTTGTAAAAATGGGAGTCGATAAAGCGATCGATCGCTCAAGTCAATTACGAAAGGGTTAGGGATAACCTAATTAGTAAATTAATCAATTCTTAATGAATATATAGAATGTTAAGGTAGTTAAATGAACAATAAGAAATCTGAAAAGTTAGTACAGTTAGTAAGTTATAGCGTCGTTGATAAGAAGCAGTCCCGCACATCTAAGGTACAAGAAAAGACTTCTATTTGTGAAGAGGGGCACGGTAAGGCGTTAAGAGAGTCATCTTTCCTTCGTCGAAGCCTAATTGAAGATGAAGAGAATTGCCTCTCTGTACTCTAAATAATAAGTTTTTAAATTAGTATTTTATTAATTAGCAAGAGCTATCTTGTTCGCAACCGCTTTGTGTTTTTTAGTGGAGGGATAGCTATGCCAAAAAAGGATTGTTAAATGATTGTTTACAGCTTCCTCTTTTTTTTGCTCCTCTTTGTATTGATTGGAGTTTCTTCGAGTTTAAAAAGTAAGAAAAATAATTCTGATTACCTGCTTGCAGGTCATAGTACTCCGCCTTGGTTAGCAGCTCTGTCTGCTGTTGCAACCAATAATAGTGGGTATATGTTCATCGGACTCATTGGATATACTTATATGAGTGGACTTCAATCATCATGGGTTATGATTGGTTGGATTGTTGGTGATATTGTCATGAGCTTCTTTGTTCATAAAAAGTTAAGACAAGTTACGGAAAAGGAAAGCCTTCTGAGTTTTGGAGGTGTTCTCTCGAGATGGCAAAGGGGTACAAGCTTTAAAAAGCTAAGACTTCTTGTTGGAGTTATTACAATTTTATTCTTAGGTGTTTATGCCGCTGCCCAGTTTAAGGCCGGCTCTAAGGCATTACACGTTTTATTTGGATGGGACTATAGTACTGGTGCAATCATTGGTGCTGTTATTGTATTTGCTTACTGCTTATCAGGTGGAATTAGAGCATCAATTTGGACCGACGCTGCCCAGTCATTTGTTATGATTATTGCAATGGGGATTTTGTTCTTTGTTGGGATTAATGAAGTTGGTGGTTATGATGCCTATGTAAGTAAACTAAGTGCTGTATCACCTGGTTTTCTAAGCTTTACTCCAACTGGACTAAGTGTTCCTGGAGGAACTGGGGTTTCTCTATTTATTCTTGGTTGGGTCTTTGCCGGACTTGGTGTCGTAGGTCAGCCTCATATTATGATCCGTTTTATGACAATTGATGATACTAAGAATATGAATAAAACTAGAATATATTACTATGCTTGGTTCATTGCATTCACAATTATGACTATTGGAGTAGGACTAACGGCAAGACTACTACTGCCAAACTCTGCAAACTTTGATGCCGAGCTAGCGCTACCACTAATGAGTCAAAAACTTCTTCCAGAGGTTCTAATTGGTGTTGTATTAGCGGGGATTTTTGCCGCAACAATGTCAACGGCCGACTCTCAAGTTCTAAGTTGTTCAGCAGCTTTTACAAGAGATATCTTGCCGAAAAAATCAGATAATATTTATCTAACAAAGCTTGCGACTGCTGGAACTACTATTATTGCTTTGGTTGTAGCCTTATACGGAAGTAAGAATGTGTTTGAGCTCGTCTTACTGTCGTGGTCAATACTAGCAGCTTGCTTCGGTCCATTAATTTTTATCTATGCAATTGGTAAGAAGGTATCTGAAATTACGGCCATGTCGATGGTTCTCATTGGTGGAATTGTTACTGTTGTTTGGATGAATCTTGGCTATGGCTCAACAATTTATGAGGTTGCACCTGGAATCTTGGCCGGATTAATTACATATTTCGTTCTATCACATACGCCATTAAACGATATCGTTCCTGGTAACAAGGTTGTAGACAATAGAATGAAGAACTCAAAGCTAATAAATGATGCCAATAACTAACTCCTTGGTAAGCTATTTATACCCGATTACCATTACCCTCCTATTTTTAGGGGGGTATTTTCTTGCACTTTTAAATATTAGAAGAGTGCAAAAGAGAAAGCTAAAGAATATTCGTAAGAGAGATATTAGTGATGCTGTTGAAACAGACTCACCAGTTGACGATCAAGAAAAAGAATTAAAGTCACATGGTGTTGAGGGGATTGAGGGCCGCTTCTCTTTTATGATGAGAGCTCTTCCTGTTCTCTTCTTTATTCTGTGGTCGCTCTTTGTGTCGATTCCTTATCTTGGAAAGATTCCAACAGTCTATGTTTCAATAATTGCAGCTATTGTTTCTGTTATTGCTGGTTTCTCCCTAAGGCCATTCTTAGAAAATCTCTTTGCGGGTGTGATCATCTCTTTCTTTAAATCAATTAAGATTGGAGACACTGTCACAATTGATGGCCACTACGGTCTTATTGAAGAGATTGGACTGACTTATTCAGTAATAAAGAAGTGGAATTGGGTAAGGCTCGTTATTCCAAACTCAAAGTTACTCCAAAAAGAAATACAAAATTTTACAATGAATGATCACTTTGTATGGACTCATATTGAGTTCTTTGTTGCGCCAGACTCTGATCTTAAGTTGGTTCGTGAAATTGCACATCGAGTAGCAAAGAAGTCTGACTATTTTTGTGATGTTGAAGAGCCAACAATGTGGGTTATGAAGCTGGATAAGGACGCCATTGAATGTTGGCTGGCGGCGTGGGCAGAAAACCCTAGTGATGCATGGGAGCTAAGAAATGATATGCGAACGCAACTCTATATTGAGTTACAAAGTGCACAGGTTGAATTTCATAAGCTCAATATTAAAAGTTAAATACGACAAGAGGTTGATATGATGAATTTAATAAATAAATTTTTTGAACAAGTTATAAAAATGATCCTTTTCATTTTAAATCAGTTTTTTCCACTTTCTTCCGAGTCTTAAGTACTTATAAGCCTTTAGGGCCGTTCGGTTTTTGCTAATTGGTGATTGACTTGTTAAGGTAAGGAGCAAAGTTAAATGAATCAAGGAATATACTTGGAAAAACTAAAAGATATCAATTGGAATCATCTCTATTGTTTTTATGAAGTGGCCAAAGTTCAATCTCTTAAAAAAGGTGCTGAAATCATCGGTACTTCTTCACCAACTCTTAGTGAACAACTTAAACGCCTTGAAAACAAATTCAATATGAAGCTTTTTAATCGTAGCTCTAAAGGGTTAAGCTTAACACCTGAGGGACTACAGCTATTTGAGAGAACAAAGGGAATCTTTGAAGAGGGTAGTAAACTACTTGAGCACTTCTCTGAAGATGTTGTCGGTGGCTACCCAGTCTCAATAGGGATTGAAGAGACGATCTCCTATGACCTTGCAACTGAGTTTGCTTCACAATATTGGGATCTTTATACAAAGTATGGAACAGTTAACACCATTCGGCAGGGCGATCACGACGTACTTGTGGATAATATACTTCACGGTAATATCGATTGGGGTATCTCTCTTAAGAAACCTAAGAGAAAGAGTTTGAATGTGGCGGAAATTGGCTCCTTTGAAATTGTCTTTTGCTGTTCTACGGAATTATATGACAAGTTTAGAGATGAGAAGGATTTGCTTGTGAATATTCCTTTTGCCGAAAGTAATTGGGATAAGAACCTTAATCGCATTATCTATCAACACCTCAGAAAGAATGGAGTGATTCCTAAAGAGAAGGTATATAGCGATCATATCGACTTTGTTCACAAACTCTGCTTACGTGGACGTTGTGTAATGTTCTTACCAAGGAACCCTCTTGAGGAGTATTTGGGTTTAAAAACTTTCCATTTGGGTGAACCAATTCGTATGTCTCTCTACGCAATTTGGAAAAAGTCTGATGAAGGACTAATCTCTATACGTAAGCTGCAAGAACTCTTTCAGTCAAAGCTGTCAAATGTGCCGGATCGTTACGAAGATGTGGATTTACAGATTGAAGTTTCTGATGTTTCCGATGACTTACTCAATTAGATTCGGAAAATGCTAATTTAACTTAGAGTGTGTTTAAAATCATACAATTTCCCGTAGAATTTTCGTATGAAAAAAATTAACTCTCTAAATTCAATTAAGTACTTATCAGTTATAACACTTTCAATAACACTTCTCTCATGTGCTTCACCTGAGAAGGAGAGCGTTGGTCAGGCTCCTGCTGGTAGCAACACCATTTCATATCAAGATGAAGACAGTATTAAGCATGAAATGGAACTCTATCAAAATGAGCGAGTTCAAAAATGGATTAATTACTTTGCTGTAAAAGACCGTGTTCGTTTTGAGCAATTCATTAAAAAAGGAATGTATTACAAAGAGGTAATACAAACAGTTCTTGAAGAGGAAGAACTCCCTTATCAACTTTATTATCTTCCGTTAATTGAAAGTGGTTATAATAAAACCGCCCTTTCACACGCTGGTGCTGTAGGTCCTTGGCAATTTATTAAGGCGACAGGAAAGCGTTATGGCCTAGCTGTTAATCGAGTCGTCGATGAAAGACGAGATCCTGTCCATAGTACCGAAGCCGCAACAAAGTATTTGAAAGATCTCTATACAGTTTTTAACTCGTGGGAGCTTGCTATTGCTGCCTATAATTGTGGTGAGCTTAGAGTTTTACGTGCCATTATGAAGGGGAGAACGCGTGACTTCTGGGAGCTTGCCGATCGTAAACTACTACCTAGAGAGACAAGAAATTATGTTCCTAAGTTCTTGGCAGCGGCCTATGTCGGAGAAAACTTAGCAAAGTTTGGCTTTGATGAAGCGGTTATTGCGGAGTCTCCAACCTATCCTGATTTAAAGTTAGTGGAAGTGCCTGGTGGAGTTCATATTAAGGATGTTGCAAAATATTTTAATATTGAGAGAGATGAAATTGAAAAAATTAATCC contains:
- a CDS encoding lytic transglycosylase domain-containing protein encodes the protein MKKINSLNSIKYLSVITLSITLLSCASPEKESVGQAPAGSNTISYQDEDSIKHEMELYQNERVQKWINYFAVKDRVRFEQFIKKGMYYKEVIQTVLEEEELPYQLYYLPLIESGYNKTALSHAGAVGPWQFIKATGKRYGLAVNRVVDERRDPVHSTEAATKYLKDLYTVFNSWELAIAAYNCGELRVLRAIMKGRTRDFWELADRKLLPRETRNYVPKFLAAAYVGENLAKFGFDEAVIAESPTYPDLKLVEVPGGVHIKDVAKYFNIERDEIEKINPALKYKRTPNWIKQYAIWLPRKDYQNIEEIQNKLASNRQWGKLNSFPNHYRVRRGDSLTKISRRYKVSLNRLKRINNLKSSRIYPGQRLALRANEYKSVIGKKFYFVKKNDFLGRVARRYGLSVSYLRRLNGIHGNNIYIGQKLDVTKGVRVFHYRVKKGDNLTRIAKLYNTTTIQIRKRNSLRSSNLYIGQMLSI
- a CDS encoding LysR family transcriptional regulator, with the translated sequence MNQGIYLEKLKDINWNHLYCFYEVAKVQSLKKGAEIIGTSSPTLSEQLKRLENKFNMKLFNRSSKGLSLTPEGLQLFERTKGIFEEGSKLLEHFSEDVVGGYPVSIGIEETISYDLATEFASQYWDLYTKYGTVNTIRQGDHDVLVDNILHGNIDWGISLKKPKRKSLNVAEIGSFEIVFCCSTELYDKFRDEKDLLVNIPFAESNWDKNLNRIIYQHLRKNGVIPKEKVYSDHIDFVHKLCLRGRCVMFLPRNPLEEYLGLKTFHLGEPIRMSLYAIWKKSDEGLISIRKLQELFQSKLSNVPDRYEDVDLQIEVSDVSDDLLN
- a CDS encoding sodium/proline symporter, which gives rise to MIVYSFLFFLLLFVLIGVSSSLKSKKNNSDYLLAGHSTPPWLAALSAVATNNSGYMFIGLIGYTYMSGLQSSWVMIGWIVGDIVMSFFVHKKLRQVTEKESLLSFGGVLSRWQRGTSFKKLRLLVGVITILFLGVYAAAQFKAGSKALHVLFGWDYSTGAIIGAVIVFAYCLSGGIRASIWTDAAQSFVMIIAMGILFFVGINEVGGYDAYVSKLSAVSPGFLSFTPTGLSVPGGTGVSLFILGWVFAGLGVVGQPHIMIRFMTIDDTKNMNKTRIYYYAWFIAFTIMTIGVGLTARLLLPNSANFDAELALPLMSQKLLPEVLIGVVLAGIFAATMSTADSQVLSCSAAFTRDILPKKSDNIYLTKLATAGTTIIALVVALYGSKNVFELVLLSWSILAACFGPLIFIYAIGKKVSEITAMSMVLIGGIVTVVWMNLGYGSTIYEVAPGILAGLITYFVLSHTPLNDIVPGNKVVDNRMKNSKLINDANN
- a CDS encoding mechanosensitive ion channel family protein; protein product: MQKRKLKNIRKRDISDAVETDSPVDDQEKELKSHGVEGIEGRFSFMMRALPVLFFILWSLFVSIPYLGKIPTVYVSIIAAIVSVIAGFSLRPFLENLFAGVIISFFKSIKIGDTVTIDGHYGLIEEIGLTYSVIKKWNWVRLVIPNSKLLQKEIQNFTMNDHFVWTHIEFFVAPDSDLKLVREIAHRVAKKSDYFCDVEEPTMWVMKLDKDAIECWLAAWAENPSDAWELRNDMRTQLYIELQSAQVEFHKLNIKS
- a CDS encoding pyrroline-5-carboxylate reductase, translated to MKKIAVIGCGNMAGAVVRSMYKGQKIKNKYLTYTPSRTRAIELAKEVEGEAIVELKEAVDADYFLIGCKPQQFEELSKMFKDIDLSNKVVISIMAGIDQERISNLLGTSKVIRLMPSLPMEHGEGICLLSTTEQVEESDIEFLKEHLNDSSMILNMKTEELFDQVTVVSASGPAFIYYFMNALEDSLKEWGLGAIESRAITSQLFRGSAKSALINCETELDELIAKVTSKKGVTIEAIDSFRQNGIDAFVKMGVDKAIDRSSQLRKG